Proteins from a single region of Deltaproteobacteria bacterium:
- a CDS encoding efflux RND transporter permease subunit, which translates to MVNAVIRFSVHNRWLVLLFTLLVAAMGWIAFEHLAIDAVPDITNVQVSVNSLVEGLVPEEIERAITYPIEAAVNGIAHVTHIRSLSKFGLSQVTVNFEDGTDIYWARQQVAERLSAVLRELPPGIQPQLGPISTGLGEIFMYTVEAKLPLTGPARKAQLMELRAIQEWMIRPRLMTVPGVAGVDTTGGYEKQYHIQPDIKAMTEWGLNFEDLHAALEASNKNVGGGYIEQGKELLLVQAVGLFASADAIRKVPVKTMENLRVVTIGDIARVAVESGLRVGSALVRGQEAILGTVFLLTGENSRSVAKAVAARLEDINKNLPPGITIETLYNRAEVVDATLETVVHNLLTGAALVIVVLLLLLGNFRAAVITALTIPFALLFTFLLMKARGLSGNLMSLGALDFGIIVDGAVIVMDNCVRLVHERVKARARPLTDKELQETVVDATIETRKAAGFGQLIIVLVLLPVFALTGIEGKMFQPMIASFCFALLGALFFSFTTAPALASLLLSGNAAEQEPWLMRAMRHGYHGLLYWSLNRRTVVLSGIGLVLLTGLALFTRLGAEFVPQLNEGSIVVMLQRDVNISMSEAVRMQEHSERVIMQFPEVANVFSRTGTAEAATDPMGIYLTDTFVMLKPQREWSQIDGHRRSKDALAAAVVEQLRSEIPDQEPILTQPIQMRFNELLEGTRADVSVKIFGDDLNLLLEQSEQAETLLKAIPGAGDVEAEVSEKSKLLQIVPNHALLEKMGIPVQTVLDTVATAIGGLDAGTLYEGARRFPIVIRVGEQERSDIEQIKQLPVSIGPYLNVRLADVANVRLAESFGLIIRENTKRRTAILLNPRGRDTESFVQEAQATLEKAIPLPAGSYFEWGGNFKNLEAAKARLLVLMPLILLLVLVMIHLVFRNLFQTLLIFSGVPLAMVGGIVMLFMTGLPFSISAGVGFIALIGIALLNGIVLVSYINLLRHETGHSGVTLVFQGCLLRLRPVLMTALVEIFGFLPMMFSTGLGAEVQRPLATVVIGGVFSSTVLTLIVLPLVFLMCESRSGATITVGER; encoded by the coding sequence ATGGTGAACGCAGTCATTCGATTTTCAGTCCACAACCGCTGGCTCGTGCTGCTTTTCACGCTGCTTGTGGCGGCGATGGGATGGATCGCCTTTGAACATCTGGCGATCGACGCCGTGCCGGACATCACCAATGTCCAAGTGTCGGTGAACAGTCTGGTGGAAGGATTAGTGCCGGAAGAAATCGAGCGAGCGATTACGTATCCCATTGAAGCGGCAGTGAACGGGATCGCGCATGTGACGCATATCCGATCGCTTTCAAAATTCGGTCTCTCGCAAGTCACTGTGAATTTCGAAGACGGCACGGATATCTATTGGGCCCGCCAGCAGGTGGCCGAACGATTGTCCGCCGTGTTGCGCGAATTGCCGCCTGGCATACAACCACAATTGGGGCCGATCTCCACCGGATTAGGCGAGATCTTCATGTACACGGTGGAAGCGAAACTTCCGCTCACGGGACCGGCGCGAAAGGCTCAACTCATGGAGTTGCGCGCGATCCAGGAATGGATGATCCGCCCGCGTTTGATGACGGTGCCGGGGGTGGCCGGGGTTGATACGACCGGAGGGTACGAGAAACAATATCATATCCAGCCCGACATCAAGGCCATGACGGAATGGGGGCTGAATTTCGAGGATCTTCATGCTGCGCTGGAGGCCAGCAATAAGAACGTGGGCGGGGGATATATCGAACAGGGGAAGGAGCTTCTCCTCGTCCAGGCGGTCGGGCTCTTTGCGTCGGCCGATGCAATTCGAAAGGTCCCCGTCAAGACGATGGAGAATCTGCGCGTCGTGACTATCGGCGATATCGCCAGGGTCGCGGTGGAGAGCGGCTTGCGGGTCGGCTCCGCACTGGTCCGCGGCCAAGAGGCCATTCTGGGGACCGTGTTTCTGCTGACCGGCGAAAACAGCCGGAGCGTGGCCAAGGCGGTCGCCGCACGGCTCGAGGACATCAATAAAAATCTGCCGCCGGGCATCACGATTGAAACGCTCTACAATCGCGCGGAAGTCGTCGATGCGACGTTGGAGACCGTGGTCCATAACCTCCTCACGGGCGCGGCGCTTGTCATTGTCGTGCTGTTGCTGTTGTTGGGCAACTTCCGCGCAGCCGTCATCACGGCGCTGACGATTCCCTTCGCGCTCCTGTTCACGTTTCTGCTCATGAAAGCACGGGGTCTCTCCGGCAATCTGATGAGTTTGGGCGCGCTCGATTTCGGCATCATCGTGGACGGCGCCGTCATCGTGATGGACAACTGCGTTCGTCTGGTCCACGAACGAGTCAAAGCACGCGCCCGTCCTTTAACCGACAAAGAACTGCAGGAAACGGTAGTCGATGCCACCATCGAAACGCGGAAGGCGGCCGGGTTCGGACAGTTGATTATCGTGTTGGTCCTGCTGCCCGTCTTTGCGCTAACCGGGATCGAAGGGAAAATGTTCCAGCCGATGATCGCTTCGTTTTGTTTTGCCCTGCTCGGCGCGTTGTTTTTTTCCTTCACGACCGCTCCGGCGCTTGCGTCGCTGTTGCTGAGCGGCAACGCGGCGGAACAGGAGCCTTGGTTGATGCGGGCCATGCGCCACGGCTATCACGGTTTGCTGTATTGGAGTTTGAATCGCCGGACGGTCGTTCTGTCGGGTATCGGCCTTGTCTTGTTGACAGGGCTCGCGCTGTTTACTCGGCTGGGCGCCGAGTTCGTTCCCCAGTTGAATGAGGGGTCGATCGTCGTGATGCTCCAGCGCGACGTCAATATCAGCATGAGCGAAGCGGTCCGCATGCAGGAACATTCGGAGCGTGTCATCATGCAATTTCCGGAAGTGGCGAACGTGTTTTCGCGGACCGGCACCGCCGAAGCCGCCACCGATCCGATGGGGATTTATCTGACCGATACGTTCGTGATGCTCAAACCGCAGCGCGAGTGGTCGCAAATAGACGGTCATCGCCGCAGCAAAGACGCGCTGGCTGCTGCGGTCGTCGAACAGCTCAGAAGTGAAATTCCGGATCAGGAACCGATCCTCACGCAGCCGATCCAGATGCGCTTTAATGAACTTCTGGAAGGGACGCGCGCGGATGTGTCGGTGAAAATTTTCGGCGACGATCTGAACCTGTTGTTGGAACAATCCGAACAGGCCGAAACGCTCTTAAAAGCCATTCCGGGGGCCGGTGATGTGGAAGCCGAGGTTTCCGAAAAATCAAAGCTCTTACAGATCGTTCCGAACCACGCGCTGCTCGAAAAGATGGGCATTCCCGTCCAGACCGTCCTTGATACGGTGGCCACGGCGATCGGCGGATTGGACGCAGGCACGTTGTACGAAGGCGCGAGACGCTTCCCCATTGTGATCCGCGTGGGCGAACAAGAACGTTCCGATATCGAGCAAATCAAGCAACTCCCGGTCTCGATCGGCCCCTATTTGAATGTCCGTCTCGCCGATGTGGCCAATGTGAGGCTGGCGGAAAGTTTCGGACTGATCATCCGTGAAAACACCAAGCGGCGGACCGCCATTCTGCTGAATCCCAGGGGGCGCGACACGGAAAGTTTTGTGCAAGAGGCCCAGGCGACGTTGGAAAAGGCCATCCCGCTTCCTGCCGGCTCCTATTTCGAATGGGGCGGGAATTTCAAGAATCTGGAAGCGGCCAAGGCGCGGTTGCTCGTTTTAATGCCACTGATCCTCCTGCTGGTGCTGGTGATGATCCATCTGGTGTTTCGCAATCTGTTCCAAACGTTGCTGATCTTCAGCGGCGTCCCGTTGGCGATGGTGGGTGGCATCGTGATGTTGTTCATGACCGGCTTGCCGTTCAGTATTTCCGCCGGCGTCGGATTCATCGCCCTCATCGGCATTGCGCTCTTGAATGGGATCGTGCTCGTCAGCTACATCAATCTCTTGCGCCATGAGACGGGACATTCCGGTGTCACACTGGTTTTTCAAGGATGCCTGCTGCGCCTGCGCCCCGTGCTGATGACCGCGCTGGTCGAGATCTTCGGCTTCCTGCCGATGATGTTTTCCACCGGCCTCGGCGCCGAAGTCCAACGCCCGCTGGCCACGGTTGTGATCGGCGGCGTATTCTCGTCTACGGTGTTAACGTTGATCGTCTTGCCGCTGGTTTTTTTGATGTGTGAAAGCCGGTCCGGCGCGACAATAACCGTTGGCGAACGCTGA
- a CDS encoding GHKL domain-containing protein yields MLENSALRHFAVTDGLLKGTALVAKVTGLAAVALMSSFGASAILFSSFLQMLATGLLEVPTGWLSDRFGWARTLIVALWGKCCITMLMVLAVATAAAGHVGLAWSCLAFEALGDAIASALMNGSYQNAYLEWYRERNDGEVTPPPLFLASYRFAQRVRLLLPVVIIAAVSVIRWIGHLAGETAIVVSSLASCGFVLVLRGVVLVRICTDLQQQRARDRLVPFAIATVLNSVRTQLRSDLAQARTTFVTTWHPFLLYVLGRIIAAASALFLMGHIMQRFVVLWHLEHSGWSAATIFAVAYYIAEMGIAATLFPRITDHNVCRMTRILAMVAICLGLAHGILMVTGRAPVSAFSMLIGFALVGLIAGKMMQQFIASRCETCVPQMIRATWLSVAESLALLIYATIAGIALTGSPPTAYLTVVGWLTLAAGLLGFLANRVPFVPSAQRSFHAILRHHVLMSMLLGAVAFGAYDLIASIHAMTKTQRQFESTLGDVVVSSIREPLTQGSFTEANLRLSRMETAGTFLCYRLTVWDFSQDSCPAMSRARLFVRNREFPIRLATNDPRAIGTITMHFDQTPMVWAIVRRIGIDILLFAMFGFLAVRVSRRVGQHLTHELQQVIEHTEDAKTVPHSTPSFITVEFQQLSDRFHQLVRCIEDNAKKIALGKLALQVAHDLRSPLSSIQVAGRILGEEVGREGRSGQAMNLLRLGCHRLGEIANDLLQRPAAADGAPADGASPTPVPFALHEVCDELLGEFQAQTLGDGVTFVKAYHPEALVLRGDRTGWARALGNLLKNALEAMQSAAAARPMQLTIGTAVAGERVQVQVTDTGPGMSAATVAKILQGGHTEGKADGHGIGMTVVQEVVTAHGGQLAVASVVGQGTTFTLTVPAALLEPTVVTIPVEAGSLVLVLDDDPGMREQWRMLLWEQDVVCERFTCWEDYATSAAAHDSAHPPRTVIVDYHFDNSAVDGVTIVRRLRGQGVPHLVLCTAEYWKPSLREVTRDLGITLCPKPVPRVVVEWMPTKPIGTNAAANCPTEITASTDGAPVTGPGVLVIDDDSGVRFAWEMEQARLGIGTLMSYDSMESCAAAAPDYAQFDFAFVDKNIPNSTWQIAQVITHLKAAGVKRVILATGENKIHTPDDPVWTLADGVEPLKVPEVLPS; encoded by the coding sequence ATGCTTGAAAACTCCGCGCTGCGTCACTTTGCCGTCACCGATGGCTTGCTGAAGGGCACGGCGCTGGTTGCTAAAGTCACGGGGCTGGCCGCCGTCGCATTGATGTCAAGTTTTGGCGCCAGCGCGATCCTCTTTTCGAGTTTTCTCCAGATGCTGGCGACTGGGCTCTTGGAGGTCCCGACCGGCTGGCTGTCCGATCGATTTGGATGGGCTCGCACGTTGATCGTGGCACTGTGGGGAAAGTGTTGCATCACGATGCTGATGGTCCTGGCCGTGGCGACCGCCGCTGCCGGCCACGTCGGACTAGCATGGAGTTGTCTCGCGTTTGAGGCCCTCGGCGATGCCATCGCGTCGGCACTGATGAACGGTTCTTATCAGAACGCCTATCTCGAATGGTATCGCGAGCGCAATGACGGTGAGGTGACTCCTCCCCCACTCTTCCTGGCGAGCTATCGCTTCGCCCAGCGGGTTCGGCTCCTCCTGCCCGTCGTCATCATCGCCGCCGTGTCCGTGATTCGTTGGATCGGCCACTTGGCGGGAGAGACCGCTATCGTAGTGAGCTCGCTGGCGAGTTGTGGATTCGTGCTTGTATTGCGCGGTGTCGTCCTGGTGCGCATCTGCACCGACCTACAGCAGCAACGAGCGCGCGATCGTTTAGTGCCTTTCGCGATCGCCACTGTCCTGAATAGTGTGCGCACGCAGCTGCGCAGCGATCTGGCGCAAGCGCGAACCACGTTCGTCACGACGTGGCATCCGTTTCTTCTGTATGTCCTCGGCCGGATTATCGCGGCAGCATCGGCCCTCTTTTTGATGGGGCATATCATGCAACGCTTCGTTGTGCTCTGGCATCTTGAACACTCCGGGTGGTCGGCGGCCACGATATTTGCAGTGGCTTACTATATTGCGGAGATGGGCATTGCGGCGACTCTGTTTCCGCGAATCACCGATCACAATGTATGTCGGATGACTCGGATTCTGGCGATGGTCGCGATCTGCCTCGGCTTAGCCCACGGCATTCTCATGGTCACCGGCAGGGCACCGGTGAGCGCCTTCAGCATGCTCATTGGCTTTGCGCTCGTCGGCCTAATCGCCGGCAAAATGATGCAACAGTTCATCGCCTCGCGATGTGAGACCTGCGTGCCACAGATGATTCGTGCAACGTGGTTGAGTGTCGCGGAGAGCCTGGCACTACTGATCTACGCAACGATCGCAGGGATTGCCCTGACCGGTTCCCCGCCCACTGCATATTTGACCGTTGTGGGTTGGTTGACGCTCGCGGCGGGCTTATTGGGATTCCTTGCGAACCGGGTGCCCTTTGTGCCGTCGGCACAGCGTTCCTTTCACGCCATCCTGCGCCACCACGTGCTCATGAGTATGCTCCTTGGGGCCGTCGCGTTTGGCGCGTACGACCTCATCGCCTCAATTCATGCCATGACGAAAACCCAACGGCAGTTTGAATCCACGCTGGGCGATGTCGTTGTGTCATCGATTCGAGAGCCGCTCACTCAGGGAAGTTTCACCGAGGCCAATCTACGACTTTCTCGCATGGAAACCGCTGGGACGTTCCTGTGCTATCGCCTTACCGTTTGGGATTTTTCTCAAGATTCCTGTCCGGCAATGTCACGCGCTCGGTTATTCGTTCGCAATAGGGAGTTTCCCATTCGCCTCGCTACCAACGACCCGCGGGCGATCGGAACAATCACAATGCACTTTGATCAGACACCCATGGTCTGGGCGATCGTCCGACGGATCGGCATCGATATCCTGCTTTTTGCGATGTTTGGTTTCCTGGCCGTCCGAGTATCACGGCGCGTGGGACAGCATCTGACGCATGAATTACAGCAGGTTATCGAGCATACGGAGGACGCAAAGACTGTGCCCCACAGCACTCCGTCATTTATCACTGTTGAGTTTCAGCAATTATCGGATCGCTTCCATCAATTGGTTCGCTGTATTGAGGACAATGCAAAAAAAATAGCACTCGGCAAACTCGCCCTGCAAGTCGCGCACGATCTCCGTTCTCCACTGTCGTCGATTCAAGTGGCGGGGCGGATTTTGGGGGAAGAGGTGGGACGCGAAGGACGGAGTGGGCAGGCAATGAATTTGTTGCGGCTCGGGTGTCATCGGTTGGGGGAGATTGCGAATGACCTGTTGCAGCGTCCGGCGGCCGCGGACGGCGCGCCAGCGGATGGGGCGTCACCGACGCCGGTGCCGTTTGCGCTGCACGAGGTGTGCGATGAGTTGCTGGGAGAATTTCAGGCACAAACGTTGGGCGACGGCGTCACGTTCGTGAAGGCGTATCACCCCGAAGCGCTGGTGCTGCGCGGGGACCGGACGGGATGGGCGCGGGCGTTGGGGAATCTGCTGAAGAATGCGTTGGAGGCAATGCAGAGTGCGGCGGCGGCGCGGCCGATGCAACTGACCATCGGGACGGCCGTGGCGGGCGAACGCGTGCAGGTGCAGGTAACCGACACCGGTCCGGGGATGAGTGCAGCCACGGTCGCGAAGATCCTCCAGGGCGGGCACACGGAAGGCAAAGCGGACGGGCATGGGATCGGGATGACGGTGGTGCAGGAGGTGGTCACCGCGCATGGCGGGCAACTCGCGGTCGCCTCGGTCGTTGGACAGGGCACGACGTTCACGCTCACGGTGCCGGCGGCGTTGCTTGAACCGACAGTCGTCACGATTCCGGTGGAGGCAGGCAGCCTGGTCCTCGTGCTCGACGACGACCCGGGGATGCGGGAGCAGTGGCGGATGTTGTTGTGGGAACAGGACGTGGTCTGCGAACGATTTACGTGTTGGGAGGACTACGCGACCTCTGCTGCGGCGCACGACAGCGCACATCCGCCGCGCACGGTGATTGTGGATTACCACTTCGACAACAGTGCAGTGGATGGTGTGACGATCGTCCGCCGATTGCGGGGCCAAGGCGTGCCGCACCTCGTGCTGTGCACTGCCGAGTATTGGAAGCCCTCGCTCCGCGAGGTAACACGGGACTTAGGTATCACGCTGTGTCCGAAGCCCGTCCCGCGCGTGGTCGTGGAGTGGATGCCGACAAAGCCCATCGGCACGAATGCCGCCGCGAATTGCCCAACGGAGATTACTGCGTCCACCGACGGTGCCCCCGTCACCGGCCCGGGCGTGTTGGTCATTGACGACGACTCCGGGGTGCGCTTCGCGTGGGAGATGGAGCAAGCTCGCCTCGGCATCGGCACGTTAATGTCGTACGACTCCATGGAATCCTGCGCCGCCGCCGCGCCCGATTACGCGCAGTTCGATTTTGCATTCGTCGACAAGAATATCCCGAACAGCACCTGGCAGATCGCGCAAGTCATCACGCACTTGAAGGCCGCCGGCGTGAAGCGCGTGATCCTCGCCACGGGCGAAAATAAAATCCACACCCCCGACGACCCCGTCTGGACGCTCGCCGACGGCGTCGAGCCGTTGAAGGTACCGGAGGTGTTGCCGAGTTGA
- a CDS encoding TolC family protein: MIRHSFRILILFFASSTLVASGAQDVRANSCDAIVSAQDILQCALGRHPDVIHAQAETARDTQLVQIARQRPNPELQGRVLGGHNTGAIRWSSETALLHTVEVGGKRRARIGQARALVKQAGIAVKRNQEAVALQTVFALYRLRQIRLELERAEETITTFSKLLAALNARPTRTPEQEVSQSSFRLAREAYTLKQIALIQERAGMMASLEAATGIPGRTIARHLPKPARWPQSPSAMEPAPRSSASLELARSEQQLSAWKVAVAQSNAWPDLKIGPSVDAEAQDSGETRWFGGVTVSVPLPLWNRNRGEKAFAKADQLRARANLEQVLRKNAAERLLQLKRYRAAVQALRASRSIPGLAVEHQHLETYFEKGLVTSALVIEIHNQLYDITSTRHEQELIAVDALWRLYILDGRVLEAKM; the protein is encoded by the coding sequence ATGATACGTCATTCGTTTCGTATCTTGATCCTATTCTTTGCAAGCTCCACGCTGGTTGCGAGCGGCGCGCAGGATGTGCGGGCGAATTCCTGCGATGCAATCGTGTCGGCCCAAGATATTCTCCAATGCGCGCTGGGCCGGCATCCCGACGTGATTCACGCGCAGGCGGAGACGGCGCGCGACACGCAACTGGTGCAGATCGCTCGACAGCGACCGAATCCGGAGCTCCAAGGCCGCGTGCTGGGAGGGCACAACACCGGTGCAATTCGGTGGAGCAGCGAGACTGCTTTGTTGCACACCGTAGAAGTCGGCGGCAAACGGAGGGCCCGGATTGGTCAGGCGAGGGCGCTGGTCAAGCAAGCGGGCATTGCCGTGAAGCGCAATCAAGAAGCCGTAGCGCTGCAAACCGTGTTCGCATTGTATCGACTCCGGCAGATCAGGTTGGAGTTGGAACGGGCCGAGGAAACCATCACGACCTTCAGCAAGCTCCTCGCTGCGCTCAATGCCCGGCCGACACGGACACCGGAGCAGGAAGTTTCCCAATCCTCGTTTAGGTTGGCCCGGGAAGCGTACACACTCAAACAGATTGCACTGATTCAGGAACGCGCCGGGATGATGGCGTCGCTGGAAGCGGCAACCGGGATTCCCGGCCGGACGATTGCGCGCCATTTGCCGAAGCCGGCGCGGTGGCCCCAGTCGCCCAGCGCGATGGAGCCAGCCCCACGCTCCAGTGCCTCGCTGGAGTTGGCACGTTCCGAGCAGCAGCTGTCCGCATGGAAGGTCGCCGTTGCACAATCGAACGCCTGGCCCGATCTGAAAATCGGCCCCAGCGTCGACGCCGAAGCTCAGGATAGCGGTGAAACACGCTGGTTTGGCGGCGTCACGGTTTCCGTGCCGCTTCCGCTGTGGAACCGCAATCGCGGAGAAAAAGCGTTTGCCAAAGCGGATCAGTTACGTGCCCGGGCGAATCTGGAACAGGTCCTGAGAAAAAATGCGGCGGAAAGACTCCTGCAACTGAAGCGCTACCGTGCGGCTGTTCAGGCACTCCGCGCCAGCCGGTCCATCCCAGGACTGGCCGTCGAGCATCAACATTTAGAAACGTATTTTGAAAAGGGTCTGGTGACCAGTGCCCTGGTGATCGAGATCCACAACCAATTGTACGACATCACCAGCACGCGCCACGAACAGGAATTGATCGCCGTCGACGCCCTCTGGCGGCTCTACATCCTCGACGGGAGAGTGCTTGAAGCGAAAATGTAG